A genomic segment from Lasioglossum baleicum chromosome 5, iyLasBale1, whole genome shotgun sequence encodes:
- the Taf1 gene encoding TATA-box binding protein associated factor 1 isoform X2 — translation MADSEEEGDKDLMSGINMTGFLFGNIDDNGQLEDDILDPEAKQHLASLSRLGFSSFIREMMSNENASDEKDDQDDGHNEGMRAIDERDTNYVEKSPSALDFSDISELAEDLNEDNNKQDTFERRNEKENDYDADDEEVVNKSDTQLMPPPPVPEEKEVLTAEEAEAARQRKLETPLASMLPSKYANVDVAELFPDFRANKVLRFSRLFGPGKPSSLPQVWRGVKKRRKKKRHHDVRDSDSGSDQDEKKPKFKGWILNYGPDPNPDMCCSDDENKLLLPVEDKEQTGKTGETGENGDMGPKVADWRFGPAQLWYDMLQVPETGDGFNYGFKLVDKTEEQIDKEAAEEFSDDAFLMVSQLHWEDDVIWNGDDIKHKKLNSKNNAAGWVPSSGNRTAQAFSQPGKGAPVPVASNVRLATSQITTPLHMQSQKNKMGMNKGNQQQSREENYDDTWYSIFPVENEELVYGLWEEEVIWDPENMRKIPKPKILTLDPNDENIVLGIPDDIDPALLHKDNGPQPKVKIPHPHVKKSKLLLGKAGVINVLEEDTPPPPPKSPDRDPFNISNDNYYMPRSSETTLRLKVGGGNLIQHSTPVVELRVPFVQTHMGQLRLRNFHRQPLRKFSRGPLAHPGPHSVLPLLKHIKKKAKQREQERIASGGGDVFFMRTPEDLSGKDGEVVLIEFSEEHPPLMNQVGMCSKVKNYYKRKAGKDQGPQKYKYGETAYAHTSPFLGILTPGQSIQAIENNMYRAPIYEHKIPETDFLVIRTRQQYYIREVDALFVAGQECPLYEVPGPNSKRANNFVRDFLQVFIYRLFWKSRDIPRRIRMDDIKKAFPSHSESSIRKRLKLCADFKRTGMDSNWWVIKPDFRLPTEEEIRAMVSPEQCCAYFSMIAAEQRLKDAGYGEKFLFTPQDDDDEEMQLKMDDEVKVAPWNTTRAYIQAMKGKCLLQLAGPADPTGCGEGFSYVRVPNKPTISKEEQEAQPKRTVTGTDADLRRLSLNNAKALLRKFGVPEEEIKKLSRWEVIDVVRTLSTEKAKAGEEGMTKFSRGNRFSIAEHQERYKEECQRIFDLQNRVLSSNEVLSTDEGESSEEDSSDIEEMGKNIENMLSNKKTSTQLSLEREEQQRHELRKMLMGEVQEQEKKSKEKKKEEEEDSPVNNFNAQQGRVLKIYRTFRNPEGKEFTRVELVRKPAVIDTYIKIRNSKDETFIKQFATLDEAQKEEMKREKRRLQEQLRRIKRNQERERMLGGPMTGSNMSSHNIFDRSNTNTPTTTSSNSILQFNNSFQSTSPASKHPKTEISPSKRKKPKLKPDLKLKCGACGNVGHMRTNKACPLYQNSITTAPVNVAMTEEQEEEIEKQLNTDDQDLVNVDGTKVKLSSKLIRHAEEMKRRTLLLKVPKEAVNSKKRRRATGDDHCDYLKRQQRPANRRRTDPVVVMSTMLESILNEMRDLPDVQPFLFPVNAKAVPDYYKIIQRPMDLQTIRENLRLKKYQSREEFLADVNQIVENSTLYNGAKSSLTVAAKRMLETCVERLGEKEDRLMRLEKAINPLLDDNDQVALTFILDNVVNNKLKSMTEAWPFLKPVNKKLVKDYYTVIKRPMDLETISKKVQAHKYHNRHEFLRDVEQILENCTIYNGKESVYTNKAEMLVKACKETLDEYDDHLTQLENNILLVQKRAMEQADIDPSWLGPDEENYTIVEPEFRGSQTSSPENPFGKSNMEDFDFVDVEGDMEGDGSRSVNSKKKDVLEEDLQFSSEDEFDEVPFGTDEQSEHAEMDTIELNEVREGGVVLADDDSQQAAEAMVQLGNVGFYMAEQQLLQQDESMDVDPNYDPSDFLLAGLPARDEKSENKIQDDLAVSESEDEAENSAQPKQKTQLSQPEEDVGGDLWF, via the exons atggctGATTCCGAGGAAGAAGGCGATAAAGATTTGATGTCTGGAATCAATATGACTGGTTTCCTGTTCGGAAACATTGATGATAATGGTCAACTGGAAGATGATATTCTTGATCCGGAAGCAAAACAGCATTTAGCGTCGCTTAGTCGTCTTGGCTTCAGCTCGTTTATTCGAGAAATGATGTCTAATGAAAATGCTAGCGACGAAAAGGATGACCAAGACGATGGACACAACGAAGGAATGAGAGCTATCGATGAAAGGGATACAAATTATGTTGAGAAGTCACCTAGTGCCCTTGATTTTTCAGATATAAGTGAATTAGCAGAAGATTTAAATGAGGATAATA ATAAACAGGACACATTCGAAAGgagaaacgaaaaagaaaatgattACGATGCAGACGACGAAGAAGTTGTTAACAAGTCTGACACGCAATTAATGCCTCCTCCTCCGGTACCCGAGGAAAAAGAAGTGCTTACAGCGGAGGAGGCAGAAGCTGCCCGACAGCGGAAATTAGAAACCCCTCTCGCTTCTATGTTACCATCAAAATATGCTAATGTCGACGTGGCTGAATTGTTTCCTGACTTTCGTGCGAACAAAGTACTAAGATTTTCAAGACTTTTCGGTCCGGGGAAGCCTAGCAGCCTTCCGCAAGTATGGAGAGGTGTTAAAAAACGGCGGAAAAAGAAACGACATCATGATGTTAGAGATTCAGATTCTGGTTCGGATCAGGATGAAAAGAAACCAAAGTTCAAG GGTTGGATATTGAATTACGGTCCAGATCCAAATCCAGATATGTGTTGTTCCGACGATGAGAATAAATTATTGTTACCAGTAGAGGACAAAGAGCAAACTGGAAAAACAGGTGAAACCGGCGAAAATGGAGATATGGGACCGAAAGTAGCAGATTGGCGGTTCGGACCTGCACAGCTTTGGTACGATATGCTTCAAGTCCCAGAAACTGGAGATGGTTTTAATTATGGATTTAAACTTGTAGATAAG ACAGAGGAACAGATCGATAAAGAAGCTGCCGAAGAATTTTCCGATGATGCATTTTTAATGGTGTCGCAATTACATTGGGAAGATGATGTTATATGGAACGGCGATGATATAAAACATAAA aaattaaataGTAAAAATAACGCTGCTGGTTGGGTACCGTCCAGTGGAAATAGAACTGCTCAAGCGTTCAGTCAGCCAGGGAAAGGTGCACCGGTCCCAGTTGCATCGAACGTTCGATTAGCCACTTCGCAAATTACAACTCCTTTGCACATGCAGTCtcagaaaaataaaat GGGTATGAACAAGGGAAATCAACAACAATCCAGGGAAGAAAATTACGACGACACCTGGTACTCGATTTTCCCTGTAGAAAATGAGGAATTAGTATACGGTCTATGGGAGGAAGAAGTAATTTGGGATCCCGAAAACATGAGAAAGATACCGAAACCTAAAATTCTCACTTTGGATCCGAACGATGAAAACATTGTTCTTGGTATTCCCGACGACATAGATCCAGCATTGCTTCATAAAGATAATGGGCCTCAACCAAAGGTAAAGATACCACATCCGCATGTTAAAAAGAGCAAATTGCTACTTGGAAAAGCGGGAGTGATTAACGTCCTGGAAGAAGAtacaccgccgccgccgccaaaGTCACCGGACAGAGATCCCTTCAATATTTCGAACGACAA TTATTATATGCCACGGTCATCGGAAACAACATTACGATTGAAAGTAGGAGGTGGGAACTTAATACAACACAGTACACCTGTGGTAGAGTTGCGTGTTCCATTTGTCCAAACTCATATGGGACAATTACGGCTTCGCAATTTCCACAGACAACCTCTAAGAAAATTCAGTCGTGGTCCACTTGCGCATCCTGGACCTCATTCTGTTTTGCCATTGTTGAAGCACATCAAGAAGAAAGCTAAG caAAGAGAACAAGAAAGAATCGCGTCTGGCGGAGGCGACGTATTTTTCATGAGAACTCCGGAAGATTTATCTGGTAAAGACGGTGAGGTGGTGCTTATCGAATTCTCAGAAGAGCATCCTCCTTTGATGAACCAAGTAGGCATGTGCTCGAAGGTGAAGAATTACTATAAAAGAAAAGCAGGCAAAGATCAAGGACCTCAGAAGTATAAATACGGAGAAACTGCGTACGCGCACACTAGTCCATTCCTTGGAATTCTTACGCCTGGTCAAAGCATACAAGCGATTGAAAATAACATGTACAGAGCGCCGATCTATGAACACAAAATTCCAGAGACTGATTTCCTAGTTATTAGAACAAG GCAGCAATATTACATCAGAGAAGTGGACGCTTTATTTGTAGCTGGGCAGGAGTGTCCGTTGTACGAAGTACCCGGACCAAACTCGAAGAGAGCTAATAATTTCGTCAGGGACTTTTTACAAGTATTCATATACAGATTGTTTTGGAAATCACGCGACATACCACGACGTATTAGAATGGACGATATTAAAAAAGCATTTCCTTCGCATAGTGAGAGTAGTATCAGGAAACGCTTGAAATTGTGCGCGGACTTCAAAAGAACTG GAATGGATTCCAATTGGTGGGTGATTAAGCCGGACTTCAGGTTGCCGACAGAAGAAGAAATTAGAGCAATGGTGTCCCCGGAACAGTGTTGCGCTTATTTTAGCATGATCGCGGCTGAGCAAAGATTAAAAGATGCAGGTTATGGTGAAAAATTCTTGTTCACTCCTCAAGATGACGATGACGAAGAAATGCAACTAAAAATGGACGACGAAGTTAAAGTCGCACCTTGGAATACAACACGAGCTTACATTCAGGCAATGAAAGGCAAATGCTTGTTGCAACTGGCAGGACCAGCAGATCCAACAGGCTGCGGCGAAGGATTCTCTTACGTCAGGGTTCCGAACAAACCAACGATAAGCAAG GAGGAGCAAGAAGCGCAACCGAAGAGAACCGTTACTGGAACAGATGCTGATTTACGAAGATTGTCCTTGAACAATGCGAAAGCGTTGCTTCGTAAATTTGGTGTTCCCGAAGAAGAGATTAAGAAGTTGTCACGATGGGAAGTTATAGACGTAGTTAGGACATTGTCTACGGAGAAAGCTAAAGCTGGGGAAGAGGGTATGACGAAATTCTCGCGAGGTAATCGATTCTCCATTGCCGAGCACCAAGAAAGATACAAGGAAGAATGCCAGAGAATATTTGATTTACAAAATCGTGTGCTATCTTCGAACGAGGTGTTGAGTACAGACGAGGGTGAAAGTTCGGAGGAAGATAGCTCCGATATAGAGGAGATGGGTAAGAACATCGAGAATATGCTTTCTAATAAGAAAACCAGCACCCAGTTGTCTCTCGAGCGAGAAGAGCAACAGCGTCACGAGTTGCGGAAAATGTTGATGGGCGAGGTCCAGGAGCAGGAAAAAAAGagtaaagaaaaaaagaaggaagaggaggaggacagTCCTGTAAATAACTTCAATGCACAGCAGGGTAGAGTCCTTAAGATCTACAGAACATTTAGAAATCCGGAAGGGAAAGAGTTCACGAGGGTGGAACTGGTTAGGAAACCAGCAGTGATAGATACGTACATAAAGATTAGGAACTCGAAGGATGAGACGTTCATCAAACAGTTTGCGACTCTGGACGAGGCGCAGAAAGAAGAGAtgaagagagagaagagaagactTCAGGAACAGTTGCGTAGAATTAAGCGGAACCAGGAGAGAGAACGTATGCTAGGCGGTCCCATGACCGGAAGCAACATGTCTTCCCATAACATATTTGACCGTAGCAATACCAATACCCCAACCACCACATCCTCGAACAGTATCCTTCAATTCAATAATTCTTTCCAGTCTACCTCTCCTGCTTCTAAACATCCTAAAACCGAAATTTCTCCTTCCAAGCGTAAAAAACCTAAACTTAAGCCAGATCTTAAATTAAAATGCGGTGCCTGTGGTAATGTGGGTCATATGCGTACAAATAAAGCCTGTCCCTTGTATCAGAACAGCATAAccactgcaccagtgaatgttGCGATGACCGAGGAACAAGAAGAAGAGATCGAAAAGCAGCTGAATACTGATGACCAAGATCTCGTTAATGTGGACGGAACTAAAGTGAAGTTGTCATCTAAACTGATCAGG CATGCCGAAGAGATGAAGAGACGCACGCTGCTGTTGAAAGTGCCTAAAGAAGCTGTCAACTCTAAGAAGCGAAGGAGAGCCACTGGCGACGATCATTGCGATTATCTAAAACGACAACAGAGACCTGCCAACAGACGTAGAACCGATCCTGTCGTTGTCATGTCTACAATGTTAGAGAGCATTCTTAACGAGATGCGAGATTTGCCAGATGTTCAACCATTTCTGTTTCCTGTTAACGCTAAG GCTGTTCCCGATTATTATAAGATCATTCAGAGACCCATGGATTTGCAAACTATTCGCGAGAATCTAAGATTAAAGAAATATCAAAGTCGAGAAGAATTTCTGGCAGATGTTAATCAGATCGTAGAAAACTCTACGTTGTATAACGGTGCGAAAAGTTCGTTAACAGTGGCCGCTAAACGTATGTTGGAGACTTGCGTAGAAAGGCTCGGCGAGAAAGAGGATCGTCTCATGAGATTAGAGAAAGCCATTAACCCTCTTCTCGATGACAACGATCAAGTCGCTTTGACGTTCATCTTGGACAACGTtgttaataataaattgaaatctATGACGGAAGCTTGGCCGTTCCTGAAACCAGTGAATAAGAAATTAGTGAAAGATTATTATACAGTAATAAAAAGACCCATGGATTTGGAGACTATATCGAAGAAAGTGCAGG cACACAAATATCATAATCGACACGAGTTTCTCCGAGACGTCGAacaaatattggaaaattgtaCGATATACAATGGAAAAGAATCTGTCTATACGAACAAGGCTGAAATGCTTGTAAAAGCTTGCAAAGAAACGTTAGATGAG TATGACGATCATTTAACGcaattagaaaataatatattattagtaCAAAAACGTGCAATGGAACAAGCAGATATAGATCCTTCTTGGCTGGGCCCGGATGAGGAAAATTATACTATCGTGGAGCCAGAATTCAGAGGG agtcaaacaagttCGCCAGAGAATCCATTTGGGAAATCGAACATGGAGGACTTCGACTTTGTGGACGTAGAAGGAGATATGGAAGGCGACGGTAGCAGAAGTGTAAATTCAAAGAAGAAAGATGTTCTCGAAGAAG ATCTACAATTCTCCAGCGAAGATGAATTCGATGAGGTTCCATTTGGTACGGATGAACAATCTGAACACGCTGAAATGGATACGATCGAATTGAACGAAGTACGAGAGGGTGGAGTGGTATTGGCAGACGATGATAGTCAGCAAGCAGCTGAAGCAATGGTACAGTTAGGTAATGTCGGTTTTTATATGGCGGAACAACAACTGCTTCAGCAAG ATGAAAGTATGGACGTCGATCCAAATTACGATCCTTCAGATTTCTTGCTGGCTGGTTTGCCAGCGAGAGACGAGAAAAGCGAGAATAAAATTCAGGACGATCTAGCTGTCTCGGAAAGTGAAGACGAGGCGGAAAATAGTGCTCAGCCAAAACAAAAAACACAATTGTCGCAACCGGAAGAAGACGTGGGTGGTGATTTGTGGTTCTAA